One genomic region from Frateuria soli encodes:
- a CDS encoding helix-turn-helix domain-containing protein: MAFHQRLPAPPLDAVVEKLWDWDMPPAAHFYERVLPQPGAQLIINLYEDQTRVYTDDAERRCLASAGSVLGGPQLCSQIIDTAEQIRVMGAVFRPGGAGALTGEDMSAMAGSDVDLADLFGSHARALRQRLLETPTAQARLALLERWLQQRMRAPGVDSCVAHALAWLERTPQAVRIGHLLRENGVSERRLARMFRRQVGYGPKQYARLLRFRAVVAQVHALDRVDWAGVAADGGYCDQAHLAHEFRRFAGVTPGAFMTRRGPYPNHVALD; this comes from the coding sequence ATGGCATTCCATCAGCGCCTGCCCGCCCCGCCGCTGGATGCCGTGGTCGAGAAGCTTTGGGACTGGGACATGCCGCCCGCCGCACATTTCTACGAGCGCGTCCTGCCGCAGCCAGGCGCGCAGCTCATCATCAATCTGTACGAAGACCAGACGCGCGTCTACACGGACGACGCCGAGCGCCGCTGCCTCGCATCCGCGGGCAGCGTGCTCGGCGGCCCGCAGCTATGCAGCCAGATCATCGACACCGCCGAGCAGATCCGCGTGATGGGCGCGGTATTCCGGCCCGGCGGCGCCGGCGCGCTGACCGGCGAGGACATGAGCGCGATGGCCGGCAGCGACGTCGATCTGGCCGACCTGTTCGGCAGCCACGCCCGCGCCCTGCGCCAGCGCCTGCTGGAGACGCCGACGGCGCAGGCGCGGCTGGCGTTGCTGGAACGGTGGCTGCAGCAGCGCATGCGCGCGCCGGGAGTGGACTCCTGCGTCGCCCATGCCCTCGCCTGGCTGGAACGGACGCCGCAGGCGGTACGCATCGGCCACCTGCTGCGCGAGAACGGGGTCTCCGAGCGGCGGCTGGCGCGCATGTTCCGCCGACAGGTCGGCTACGGTCCCAAGCAGTACGCGCGGCTGCTGCGCTTTCGCGCCGTGGTGGCCCAGGTGCACGCACTCGACCGCGTCGACTGGGCGGGCGTGGCCGCCGATGGCGGCTACTGCGACCAGGCCCACCTGGCCCATGAGTTCCGCCGCTTCGCCGGCGTCACGCCCGGCGCCTTCATGACCCGGCGCGGGCCCTACCCCAACCACGTGGCGCTCGATTGA
- a CDS encoding VOC family protein, which produces MNRGSSTIIPCLRYRDAIKMIDWLCDAFGFQKHAVYEDDQGGVAHAQLVYGGGMLMLGSVREDGFGRLLAQPDALGGRETQCACVTVADCRAHYERAKAAGAEIVDEYAEKDYGGAGYGCRDPEGHLWWFGSYDPWGG; this is translated from the coding sequence ATGAATCGAGGATCCAGCACCATCATCCCCTGCCTGCGCTATCGCGATGCCATCAAGATGATCGATTGGCTGTGCGATGCGTTCGGTTTCCAGAAACACGCGGTGTACGAAGACGACCAGGGCGGCGTGGCACACGCCCAACTGGTCTACGGCGGCGGCATGCTGATGCTCGGAAGCGTGCGCGAGGACGGCTTCGGCCGGCTGCTGGCTCAGCCCGATGCCCTGGGCGGCCGGGAGACGCAATGCGCATGCGTGACGGTTGCCGATTGTCGCGCGCACTACGAGCGCGCCAAGGCGGCCGGCGCCGAGATCGTGGACGAGTACGCGGAGAAGGATTACGGCGGGGCCGGATACGGCTGTCGCGATCCGGAAGGCCATTTGTGGTGGTTCGGCAGCTATGATCCGTGGGGAGGATAG
- a CDS encoding DUF3772 domain-containing protein, translated as MHLLRRLLLCVLMAAVPALHAQDSPAGTAPPAPPAKVLDDLRDQLDTIKSALKDKPDDRTLADLRTTALSVQGKAEQLAATLAPQMGSLDARLAVLGAAPAQGAPAEAAEVAAQRRQLDKAKAALDAQIKQAQLLGEEGMQLAAQVSGRRRDQFQAQLASRTPTPLGGAFWAEPARSLPDDLARLRRLRAHMADAWHDAWQPPNRQPLLLCLGAALLLVVAGGLMLERLLRFLAARMVPDGHLRRSATAFGIALGTVLVFGLAAQLVRMGLDWNDTLDPTLDELALSLVRRVSFAAFVAGLGGALLAVRHPSWRLPTLSDAAARRLRPFPGLLAAATLLLSVVERINSTIGASLPATVATRGVIALVVSGLVGAALLRLGQARRALLASGTAPAQRPLWVGLLAGAAALGVVLSWTAVAVGYIALAFFLATQMLWIGVLVGTLYLLLHLVHDLIATLLAPDGRSGRRLQTAFGLSRSVLEQAATVLSGISRVVILLLAVGALLAPFGTDPQELAARMGQRFGNLTLGQLTIDPGTVFEAVAVFVLGLVAVRVLKRWLGEQLLPKTTLEPGMQNSVVTLLGYVGGVLVFALALAALNVSLQSIAWIASALSVGIGFGLQAIVQNFISGLILLAERPVKVGDWVSLADVEGDIRRINVRATEIQMWDRSTVIVPNSQLITQNVRNVTLANAQGRVQIKLPMPLDTNARRVRQIILDAFLGHPTMLDTPAPNVQLEHVDTLGIHFVATGYVPSPRDVGGVRSDLLLAILEQLRREGVPLIRPQDMRIHRLPDSGETG; from the coding sequence CCACCGCGCTGTCGGTACAGGGCAAGGCCGAACAGCTTGCCGCCACGCTGGCGCCGCAGATGGGCAGCCTGGACGCGCGGCTGGCCGTACTCGGCGCCGCACCGGCCCAGGGCGCGCCCGCCGAAGCGGCCGAGGTGGCCGCGCAGCGCCGGCAGCTGGACAAGGCCAAGGCGGCCCTGGACGCGCAGATCAAGCAGGCCCAGTTGCTGGGCGAGGAAGGCATGCAGCTGGCTGCGCAGGTGTCGGGCCGGCGCCGCGACCAGTTCCAGGCCCAGCTCGCCTCGCGCACGCCGACGCCGCTGGGCGGCGCATTCTGGGCCGAGCCGGCGCGCTCCCTGCCGGACGACCTGGCGCGCCTGAGACGACTCAGGGCACACATGGCCGACGCCTGGCACGACGCCTGGCAGCCACCCAACCGCCAGCCGCTCCTGCTCTGCCTGGGCGCGGCCCTGCTGCTGGTCGTCGCCGGAGGCCTGATGCTGGAACGCCTCCTGCGCTTCCTCGCCGCGCGCATGGTGCCTGACGGCCACCTGCGCCGCAGCGCGACGGCCTTCGGCATCGCCCTGGGCACGGTGCTGGTATTCGGACTGGCGGCGCAGCTCGTGCGGATGGGGCTGGACTGGAACGACACGCTCGACCCGACGCTGGACGAACTGGCCCTCTCGCTGGTGCGGCGCGTGAGCTTCGCGGCCTTCGTCGCGGGGCTGGGAGGGGCACTGCTCGCGGTCAGGCACCCGTCCTGGCGCCTGCCGACCCTGTCCGACGCCGCCGCGCGCCGGCTGCGTCCGTTCCCCGGTCTGCTGGCGGCCGCGACGCTGCTGCTGAGCGTGGTCGAGCGGATCAACAGCACGATCGGCGCCAGCCTCCCGGCCACCGTGGCCACGCGCGGCGTGATCGCGCTGGTGGTCAGCGGCCTGGTCGGCGCCGCGCTGCTGCGGCTGGGCCAGGCCCGACGCGCCCTGCTCGCCTCCGGCACCGCGCCGGCGCAGCGACCGTTGTGGGTCGGGCTGCTGGCCGGCGCGGCCGCGCTGGGCGTGGTGCTGAGCTGGACCGCCGTGGCAGTGGGCTACATCGCGCTGGCGTTCTTCCTGGCCACGCAGATGCTGTGGATCGGCGTACTGGTCGGCACGCTCTATCTGCTGCTGCACCTGGTGCACGACCTGATCGCCACGCTGCTCGCTCCGGACGGCCGCAGCGGGCGGCGGCTGCAGACGGCCTTCGGGCTGTCGCGGTCCGTGCTGGAGCAGGCCGCCACCGTGCTGTCCGGCATCAGCCGCGTGGTGATCCTGTTGCTGGCCGTCGGCGCGCTGCTGGCACCCTTCGGCACCGATCCGCAGGAGCTCGCCGCGCGGATGGGCCAGCGCTTCGGCAATCTCACGCTGGGGCAGCTCACGATCGATCCCGGCACGGTGTTCGAAGCGGTGGCGGTGTTCGTGCTCGGACTGGTTGCCGTGCGCGTGCTCAAGCGCTGGCTGGGCGAGCAACTGCTGCCCAAGACCACGCTCGAGCCGGGCATGCAGAACTCGGTGGTGACGTTGCTCGGCTACGTCGGCGGGGTGCTGGTATTCGCGTTGGCGCTGGCCGCGCTGAACGTGAGCCTGCAGAGCATCGCCTGGATCGCCAGCGCGCTCTCGGTAGGCATCGGCTTCGGCCTGCAGGCGATCGTGCAGAACTTCATCTCGGGCCTGATCCTGCTCGCCGAACGGCCGGTGAAGGTGGGCGACTGGGTGAGCCTGGCCGACGTCGAAGGCGACATCCGCCGGATCAACGTGCGCGCCACCGAAATCCAGATGTGGGACCGCTCCACGGTGATCGTGCCCAACTCGCAGCTGATCACCCAGAACGTCCGCAACGTGACCCTGGCCAACGCGCAGGGCCGCGTGCAGATCAAGCTGCCGATGCCGCTGGACACGAACGCCAGGCGCGTGCGCCAGATCATTCTGGACGCCTTCCTCGGGCACCCGACCATGCTCGACACGCCCGCGCCCAACGTGCAACTGGAGCACGTGGACACGCTGGGCATCCACTTCGTGGCCACCGGCTACGTCCCCAGCCCACGCGACGTCGGCGGCGTGCGCAGCGACCTGCTGCTGGCGATCCTGGAGCAGCTGCGCCGCGAGGGCGTACCGCTGATCCGCCCGCAGGACATGCGCATCCATCGCCTGCCCGATTCGGGCGAGACGGGCTGA